The genomic window NNNNNNNNNNNNNNNNNNNNNNNNNNNNNNNNNNNNNNNNNNNNNNNNNNNNNNNNNNNNNNNNNNNNNNNNNNNNNNNNNNNNNNNNNNNNNNNNNNNNNNNNNNNNNNNNNNNNNNNNNNNNNNNNNNNNNNNNNNNNNNNNNNNNNNNNNNNNNNNNNNNNNNNNNNNNNNNNNNNNNNNNNNNNNNNNNNNgagagagagagagagagagagagagagagagagagagtgcttCGGAAGCATAACTACTTGATGGATCTGGGATGGTGGAGGATGAGGATGTAATATATTTGGAGGAGGAGTTGAGATGTAACAATGGAGGTTAGAGGagggagagaggagaagagaaaaaagaacatTAATGTGAGTTGGGTAATTTTGGAATTTTGATATGTATCTCAAACCAAATATCCGTGTCTCTTCATTCTGGCCAGACACAAAATACAGATTTTCTGTGGGTAGTTATGTGTAACCGTGTCTCTTTTAAATTTGTGTCTTACAAAACAAATAATACACGTGTTGTTGTGTGTGTCTCTCATATACACGTACACCATCTAAACACACTGTAAGATCTTAGGGTAAACTACCAAAATGCATCCAAATTACTTGTCTTCGACAAAAATGCTCCTAAATTTTATTATCAACAAAAATGTCTTTAAAttgtttaaaaagataaaaaaaatgtttatttACGTAAATTGAGACGTTCTACGTTATGAGAAAAGAATAATGTactaaatagaactttttatacAATAAATAAAACTCTAACATTAACAAGTAAGTTAGGTCACGTTTTTCCATTAATAAAACAAGCTTTGATCACAATTGGTCATTTTTTacatgtttttaaattatttaaaaatatttttatcaataacAAAATCCAAAAACACTTTTTGTCTGAGAGCATATTTGATGATTTTCCCACGGCCTTAATAAGAGTTGGTCCACCTAATGTCCTAATCAACCTGTCACTcaaatattgtttttttttttaatttgaattaattacttgAGTTCAAAATTTGTATGCATGAGATTAAGCTTAAACTGCATTGCTTCCTCCTTCCAATGTACCAAAAGAAAAGGCAGTATAAAAAGTAAGCAGGTTTACAGTGGTAAacgtattttttttatatatgtttgGAAAAGGCTTGTAAGAGAAACGAACAAATTAACAACGGGACAACATACGACTAATTTAAGTATGATTCTACATACATTCCTTTTAGATTTGTGTCAACATCTTGAATTTTATATTCTGTATATTGGAAAAATTAATTCACATGAAACATTTTGTTGTACAGGATTCAAATTTAACTTCCAATCTAGAGAATCTCAATTATTCGGCTGATTGTAGAGCATTGTTAAAATAACTAAAGCGTCCTTTGGAATTGAAAGGTGATTATACATACACAAAACTAACATTAGTAAGTAGCAAACAGGCAAATCAACATGTAAAACAAATTTTGACAAATCAGAAAGATACAACATGAAGTTTATTTAACCTTTTAAAGCCCGAATAAAAAATTGCCCTTGTAAATAGTGGTTAAGGTTGAAAAACCAGCCTTCAATGCTCTTCAAACATTTCGACTTTAAACAAAATCTACCATGAAATATCGACCTAGATAGAACAATCCAAGCTACTAAAAATATAATCAAACTATTAAAATTGCAAGTACAAACCATAAAATAACCAAAATTTGGAGTACCGTCTCTGCTTTGAAACAATAGTTTGGCCAAAATGAGGAACTCACCTAGCAAAGGATCCACGAATTACAAATATGAAAATAAAACACTACAAAGTTTATGAAAGATAGTAAGGCAAAATATAAATCTAACTTGAAGCATTTCCATCCATTCAGCATAATTATGCCTTGAGGCGTCCAAAGAACTTTTGCTTCTCTTGTGTTGTCTGGAAGCGACCATGTCCAAACTTTGAGGAGGTGTCGATGAACTTGAGCTTGATCTCCTCCAGGGCAACACGGGAAGTCTGCTTGAGGAGGGATTGGCGCAATGTAATAACCCTTTTCTTTGGACCAACTGTGCAACCCTTGACCATGAGATAATCATCCTTAACAACACCGTAGTGCGGGAAGCCACCCATGGGAGTAATGTCCTTATCAGTTCTGCCACAGAAACAAAGTCAATTGGTTATGGTttcaacttttaaaattttatgtaTACCACAACAGATTAAGAAAACAGATAAGTCACTCACCTGTCAAACTCGGTATCACCAGTGTGAGACTCAGTTCCAGCTTTGCCAAGCTTGTAAATCTTCTTGTTCAACTCAGTTCTGTGGTGGTATCCGTTCTGACCAGCCCTGGCAACAGTGAAGGATACCCTAGCAGGATGCCAAGCACCAATACAAGCCACCTTCCTCAAACCCCTGTGAGTCTTGCGGGGAAGACGAGTCACACCCCAACGGGTCACAACACCTTCATAACCCTTACCTTTTGTGACACCAATGATGTCAATCATCTCATCCTTCTGGAACACAGCATCAATAGGAACCTGTTTCTCAAAGAAACCATAGGCAAAGTCCACCTTCTGGGCAATAGTGCCACCGTTGACTTGGATCTCCATGATATGGGCCTTCTTCTGCTTCAAACCCTTCATTTTTCTGatctggaaaaataaaaaagccgCATGTTAATAATATATCTAAGCTCAAATCAGTTAAAAACCATTATTATGGATTTGGACATCAATCAACAAAATActatttcaaaataaaaggaatatcATGTACCAAAGTATTTGCCAAACGATAATTATAAGCATTCAGTACAGATGATGCAGAATTCAAAAAACATTGGTTAAGCATTTAACCAAAATGTGTTTTATCCTACTATCTTCAATGCATTCTATTcctaataacaaaaaaaagggaCCATAAAGAGATTAGAAACAATGAGAGTCAGAAATCTCGTGTGGAAAGTGCTGCTCATTGCACCAAATTCCTTGGTACTGCATTAGCACAGGAGTTCATCATTCTCATTCCAAAAAGGAAACAAATGGCAGTTGATAATATATACAATTGTGAATGTATGTGTATTCATACATCTGACTAAATAAAGACACTTcataaagaaaattataaattACTTTGAGATGGGTCATCAAGTACCTGAGTGTGAGCCAAAACACGGACAACAGTTGCATACTTCTTGATCTTCTCAAGCTGTGATTCAATGCTCTTCTTTCCATCTTCAGATTCATACTGCTTTGAGTACTTGGTGAATGCCTTCTTCTTGGACTTGCACCAGTTCTTGTAAAACCTACGCTTGATCTCCTCACTCAAATGCTGAGCCCATACAGTGTTCAAGGTCCTCAGACCCCTTGGAGTTTTCACATAACCCACAACTCCAACGATAACCATTGGAGGGGTCTCGATAATTGTAACTGGCTCACAAGTCTCCTTCTTGTGAAGCTCTGATGTTAAAGTAAACAAGTCAAAAAATATTTGGAAAAAAGGAAATCATAATGATAAATAGAAACCACATAAATGAAGGTTTAATACAGCTGATTGGATTGCAGGGGAACAATAATAGCAAAGTTCaatcataaattcataatttAACAAAAACAAGTGAGAAAcaccaaaataaatttaaaaaatggaCATGCTTAATGGTTTGGCAACTGCTCAAATTTTTTTACGATATAAGGTAGGACAGAAAACACTATTTTCCAAACAATAGATATCTCAAGAAACAGTCTCCTCAATAATTTGAGAAATTATAATATAACCAGAAACCCTGATTTTTATACAAGCAAAAATACTCATTTAATCTTTCAGCAGCTATAAACCTGGTGAACCATTTCACCAATAACAATTAAGAAAATGTACCATGCCCTGCTATGTAGCATGAAACACGAGTAAATAAGTGACTCACTGGATCCTGGTTTCTCGACCTCTCGAACAATGTGGGTCATACCAGCCTTGTAACCCAAGAAAGCAGTAAGCTTGGGGGACTTTGACGGGTCATCCTTGGGGAATGCCTTCACTGCATGAATCAAATTACAATGTAACAAGTCAGAATTGTTATATCCATATTCTTAATAAGTactattcaaaagtaaaaaataaaaaagtgaaaacCCTTAACACCAGCAAATGTACATACAACCCATCTTCTCATGCGAATTGACAAACCAACATAACAATACATCATCTAAATATTCTTATTGAAAAAAATGGCCATAACAATGACAAGTAATATATATAAATGAGTTCAAGAAAAACATATCCAGGGTAACAGATCGTGGAATTTCATATTCAGAATATCATTATACAACAATTTGAGAAACAAAAAATACCTTTTCCTCTGTGACGAGCAGCACGCTTCCTCGGGAGAAATCCCAGAGAACCGTGTCTTGGGTGCTCGAACTTCCTGTGAGACATCCTTCACCTCCTTCAAGATCAACAACACAAACACATGTCAAAATGAAGGTAATTTAGCTGGGAAATGagaacaaaaaaaatttgaaaaacctcAACTATTTCAATGAAACAATCATGAAACAAGTCATTCACATGGTTATCTAGAAGGAACAATAATGCGGAATGGAGGtgagaagaggaagagagagaagagagaacctgcAGCGGCGAGAGTGGTGTGCCAAGCTGAAAAGCAATGAGGGCTAAAACCCTAGCGCCTTTGCGTCGTTATATAA from Arachis ipaensis cultivar K30076 chromosome B09, Araip1.1, whole genome shotgun sequence includes these protein-coding regions:
- the LOC107617981 gene encoding 60S ribosomal protein L3-1, which produces MSHRKFEHPRHGSLGFLPRKRAARHRGKVKAFPKDDPSKSPKLTAFLGYKAGMTHIVREVEKPGSKLHKKETCEPVTIIETPPMVIVGVVGYVKTPRGLRTLNTVWAQHLSEEIKRRFYKNWCKSKKKAFTKYSKQYESEDGKKSIESQLEKIKKYATVVRVLAHTQIRKMKGLKQKKAHIMEIQVNGGTIAQKVDFAYGFFEKQVPIDAVFQKDEMIDIIGVTKGKGYEGVVTRWGVTRLPRKTHRGLRKVACIGAWHPARVSFTVARAGQNGYHHRTELNKKIYKLGKAGTESHTGDTEFDRTDKDITPMGGFPHYGVVKDDYLMVKGCTVGPKKRVITLRQSLLKQTSRVALEEIKLKFIDTSSKFGHGRFQTTQEKQKFFGRLKA